GCTTTCTTAGATAAGCTAAAATGATATTTGTATCAAGAACATATCTCATTTTTCCAACTGGGAAAGCAATAAATCAAGGGGCTCCTGGATATCAATATTATCTCTTAGAGTTTCCATTCTTTGTTTACTTAATCCATTGTAATTTTGCTCTTTTATTAATTTATCAACCCACTCTCCGGTAGATTTATAATGATTATCTGGCTTTATTAACTCTTTTAAAGGATCGTCATCTGCCAGCGAACTATATAGTAATTCATTCATATCAACACTTGCTAGGTCCGTGGCTTGTGAAGACGTTAGGGCTCCCTGAAGATATAGTTGTCCGGCAATAGAAAGGAGCACTTTCTTTTTCTCGAATTCTTCTGGTATTCTGATCGTCAGAGTCTTCATGGATACATTAGGAATGACAATATAAACTGATTTTACTCCAATATATCACTTTTGACCGAAACTTCCACCGCATTGGTGAAATCCTCAATCAGGTCGTCAACGTGTTCAAGCCCAACGGAAATCCGGATCAAACCTTCGGTAATGCCAAGGGCCAGCTTTTCTTCTTCCTTCAATTTGGCGTGTGTTGTTGTATAGGGGTTGGTCACGATGGTACGGGTATCTCCCAGGTTAGATGAAAGCGTAGCGATTTCCAATGCCTTCATAAAACCAGAAACACGTTCAAAACCTCCGTCCAGTTCAATTGTTACTATAGCACCACCGCCTCTCATTTGTTTTTTTGCAAGAGCATGTTGCGGATGTGATTCCAGAAATGGATATTTCACCTGTTTTACATCCGGATGGTTATCCAGCGCCGTTGCAAGTTTCAAAGCATTGGAACAATGTTTTTCCATTCTTAATTCAAGCGTTTCCAAACTTTTACTCAGCACCCATGCATTAAACGGGGACATCGAAGGACCAGTTTGCCGGCAGAAAAAACGCAGTTCTTTGATATACTCTTTCTTACCAACGACAATACCTCCCAAAACTCTTCCCTGTCCATCCATAAACTTGGTTGCAGAATGTAAAACGAGGTCGGCACCGTAGGCAACCGGATTCTGGAGGGCGGGTGAAGCGAAGCAGTTATCTACGTTAAAAATAAGATTATGTTGCTTGCATATCTTTCCGATCATTTCAAGGTCAACCAGGTCCAGTCCGGGGTTTGACGGCGTTTCCAGATAGATCATCCGGGTATTGGGCTGAACAGCCGCTTCCCATTCTGCCGCCGTAGCGGTAGCATCCAGATAAGTGTAAGTGATGTTCCACTTGCTGAGTATCTGCGTGATGATCTGGTGTGCGGAACCAAAAAGCGCACGACAGGCAAGAATATGGTCTCCGCTTTTGAGCAGGGCCGCCATACTAGCAAAAACCGCAGCCATGCCGGTAGCCGTAGCTACACCATCTTCACAATCTTCCAGGATACAGACTTTGTCAATAAATTCCTGCACCGTCGGATTGGAAAAACGACTGTATAAATTACCCTGCTCTGTTTCTTCAAACAGCGCTTTACCTTGTTCAGCACTTTCAAAAGAGAAACTGCTTGTCAGGAATAACGGAGTGGAGTGCTCACGGTAATGGGTTTTTTTTGTCTGCGTTCTTACTGCCTTGGTTTGCTTTCTCATTTTTTGGGCTGATAGCTATAAGCTGTGAGCTTTTTTTAATTGATACGTTACTTTTTCCTGATGTGAAGTATCCTGATACTTCCGGGGCTATACTAAAAGATAACCATATAGATGATCCTTAAACTGACGATAATGACAATGGTGCCCACCATAATCATCATTGTTTTTACGGGCAGTTTTCTGGAAAGACTCGCCGCAATAGGAGCGGCAACCATTCCACCCAGTATCAGTCCTAAAACCACCTGCCAGTGCGAAAATCCGATCAGGGTGATGAAGGTTACCGAGCTGGCCAGTGATACAAAAAACTCCGCCAGGTTAACCGACCCAATGGTGTACTTTGGATGACGGCCTCTGGCAATCAATGTGGATGTTACGATGGGTCCCCAGCCTCCTCCGCCAATGGAGTCCAATGTGCCGCCAGCCATGGCCAGCCATCCTATTTTCCTGATCGGGCGTTTTTCAACACGTTTCTTTAACGCTTTCTGAATGATAAGAATTCCCAAAATGAGGGTATATACAGCAACAAGCGGTTTGATAATGTAAATATATTGTTCCAGAGACGACAGCAGGTAAGCACCGGTAATGGCTCCGAGGACTCCCGGGAAAAGGATTTTCTTGAAGAGTTTGCTGTTTACATTCCCAAACTTCAAGTGCATGTAACCCGAAACGCCACTCGTGAAAATTTCGGAAGAGTGTACGCTGGCACTAACCGCCGAAGGAGGTACTCCCAGGGTGAGCAAAAAGGTGGCAGCGGTAACCCCATAGGCCATCCCAAGCGCTCCGTCGATCATCTGGGCTACAAAACCTCCCAATACATAATAGAAGAATTCTTCGTTCAGTTCAAGCTCGTTCCAGAGTACCGAAAGCCTGTCGTAGGTAATGTAGGTAAAAATCAGGTGGCCAATTACCATGAGAGCAATGGCCGCAAATAGGTTTACACCTATTTCTGTCCGGCTGCGTTTGCGCAAAGTGGCTGCCCATATTTTCTGCTGAACGGTTTCCCAGGTCAGCTTTGTTTTTGTATCATGTTGAGAAGTTGAAACGACATCAATAGGAGCCTGAGTCTGTTTGAAGAAGATGTCGTCCGACTCCTCCGGAAGATCACGAAGAAATACTTTATTCCCGTTCTTTCTAGCCAGGGCAGCAAGTCGCCTATCTTCCTCAGGATCACCACTCGCAATGATTGCCACAGGATGTGTCTCCCATACTTTGGATTCAGCCGTGTGAGGGGTGGGCAAAGCGTTCGCGTCTTCCTTCAAGTCTATAAAGTATAGTATTATTATAGAGTAAATCCTTACTAAAAATAGCAAACACGGGGTCTGCTATTTTTGACGCAAAGGTAAAAGTAATTTATTAACTTTCAAAGGTAAAGCCGGAAGAAGGGTACCACGCACGCCTGCTTCCGGCCTCTGAGTCTGATGCAAATGGTTATTTTTTCAGACAGCTTCGTCTAATAACAACGTACTTCAAATAAGGAAAGAGGAACATGGCCGCTGCTGCCTTTAAGGCAGACTTTAAGCTGCTGGGTAAGTACAGGTTTTTCCAGGAAAACGGATCTGCGGCTTTGGTGATTTTCGGTGATTGCAGCAAGTACTTCGTCGTTGCAATTGGTAATAATGATATCCGTTGCGCAAAAAGGCATCACCGTTTCGGGGTGGACGTAAATAACATTTTCCATCGGATGGTCGTAATCGGTATCGAATACCAGCTCAATTTGTCTGATTTCCTCGGGTTTGTCCCAGGTAATGGTGATTTTCGGATCTCTGTCTGCAAAATCCGAAACCCAGGCATTGGGCTTTTCTATGGGTCGGTTAGAGCCGTTTACCAGATTTTCAGTCCCGAAAAATTCAATCGCTTTGTCCAGTTTAAACGCGAGATTCCGGCCATTGGGGCGGCGTTGCGGGCACCAGAATTCAAAAGTATCCACCCCTATATCTTCGGTTGGTTCTTGTTTTCCATAATTGGATACCGCCGGGTTGGTAGCGTTGAAAACGGTAAGCAATCCGGTAACCCGCTTCTCACTGTACTGTAACCTGATATTTTCATTTTTCATGAAACAGACAAAAGCATAACAGTGCTCATCGAAGACGGAAGTCCAGTCAAGTGTAATGGCATGTTTCCCTACAGGTAGCATTATCCTTTTGGTCTCAAGTGTTACGTCCGGCGTATGGTTGAACGACTTGCTGCTTTTTCTTAATTCTACCACCAGTTCTGTTCCTGTGAGGGCCTCAATCTGCACGGTCATGGCGGGTATAGCACCCTTGACCGGGAGCATTTGGGCCACGGAATGCTTAATGGTTTCCCAATGGTCTGAGCCGGGCAATCCGGATAACCTCAAAGTGGAGGACGCCGTGATGGAGGCCTTTGAAACAAGGTTGTCGGTGTCGCTAACTTTTACCTGAGGCAAATACGATCCGGAGCGGTAAAGCTCCAGCTGTAATTCCTGCAAATGCTGCTGTCCTACTTCCCGTGGGCTGCAATTGTATTTTTTACATAAAGCAGCAGCTACGGCTACGGCTTGTCCCGTTGTTGCACTGGTCGCCATCACGCGGGTGGAGGCAAACGCCACATGGGTGGCGCTGATGATACGTCCAGCTATAAAAAGATTATTGATATTACGGCTATAAAAACAGCGGTAAGGAATAGGATAAACACCTTTGCTATGCCACTGATTACAGCCCGACTGGTCGCTATATACCCCGTCGGCGGGGTGTAGGTCAATACTCCATCCGCCAAAAGCGACGGTATCCTCAAAGGCTTTTTGTTCAACTATATCCTGCTGTTTAATCATATAGTCGCCTTCAAAACGGCGACTTTCCCGTTTGCCCGGAATGGTACCTACCCATTCCAGGGTCATATTTTCAGCTTCGGGAAATTCGCCCGAGTTTTTGATATAATTCCAGGCGCCATAAACGACTTTCCACAATTCCCATTTAATTGTTTCGGTATCATGCACGGTATCCAGCCTTCCACCGAACTCCAGCCACCAGAGCCGGCAACCGAAATCTTTGGGGTTAAAAGTTTTGTAACGGGGTATCTGGGTGATATCCTGCAGGGCAAATGATGGTGGCGTAAACTTTACCGGCCTGCCGATATCCTTGGAATAGAAATACATGGAATGTCCCAGTAGTTCACCGTAGGCCTTGTCCGGAGCAAATTTCTCACCAAATTCTTCGAGAGCCTCGGCACCCATCCTGAAAGCCGCTCCGGAAAGAAAGCCGACAATCCCATCGCCGGAGGCGTCGCAAAATAACGGAGCAGAAAGACTATACTGTGTACTGTTCTGGCTGCAAAAGGCATGTACCAGTGAGATTGTCTCTGCATCTTTTTTGTCCAGATCATATACTGCGGTATTCAGTAAGAGCGTGATGTTTTTTTCTTCCACCACTTTTTCCAGCAGCACCGTATCAAATATCAGCGGGTTACCATCCGGATTACGGTTGATGTTTTCCAGCAATATCTCATCCACCACGCCTGTTTCTCTGGCCCAGCGGTTATTGTTGCCCATGTGTGAGGTAGCACCTAAAATCCATAGCCTTACCTCACTGGAGGTGTTGCCGCCCAGTACGGGCCGGTCCTGCACCAGTATAACTTTTACTCCCTGCCGTGCCGCCGTGATCGCCGCACATGTGCCGGTCAGGCCACCTCCCACAATGACCAGATCGCCATTCAGGGAAATGGACTTAGGAGTTCTTTTGAAAGCTGATTCTTCTTTTATCATGATAAATATTCTTAAAGCACTTGTAGTCAGGAGTGATTATTTCAATTCGGTACGGGTTTCCGTAACCAGAAAACCCGTTGGTTTGTAAATTTTTAGCACTATGTTTTTATCAAAACCCTTTACCGGAATGTTCAGCTCTTTGCTCTCTCCCGGTTTCATGGCTGGAATAGAGAATTTGCTGTTTCCTGCCTCCAAAACATAACCGCTGGTTTCATAAGCCGGGAAGTCTGCCCGGGATCTGATCAGTAATTTTAGCTGATGAATACCTTCCGTCCCCGTTGTAAAACCGGTTTTTTCAATAGTCAGGACGGCCATTTCTTTTTGATAGGTTTGATAGGCAGGACGAAGGCTGCGGTCCGGGCGGACAATTCCCCAGGGACGGTAGCCATTGGGGTTACTCAGAAAGTGCCGGCTCCGATAGTCGTTATAACTCCACCAGGAAGCGCCGACTACGAAGGGGCGTTTGCGTACTTCGGAAACCACATCAGACACGTGTTTGGCCTGATTTACTTCACTTTCATTAAAATGATGAACGTCTGTCCTGGGTTTCTCATACCAGAATTCCGTCTTGTCATCTGCTCTTACCCCCCATTCACTTACCAATATGGGCTTGTCGGGATACAGTTTATGGATGTGGTCCAGTGTTTTGGCATGGCCTCCGTAAATATTGGCGCAGACAATGTCAACATACTGACTGGCTTCGTCCTCAGGCTTTGCCGGCAGGATATTAAGGCGCATGGAAGCGAAAGTGTAGAGGCGGGTCGGATCCAGTTCACGTGCATATTCAATCATGTCTTTTGTCCATCTCTGGCCTTCGGGAAGTTCGGATAAATACTCGTTACCTACGCTGTATGCAATCACACTCGGATGGTTCCAGTCTCTTTCAACCATTTCCTTAAACTGCTGCCGGAAATGCGCCCTGATGGTATCATTTTCCATCTGCCGGGGAGTAAGCTGCCAGTTTCCCGCTTCCGTGATGATGAGCATGCCATAGCGGTCGGCCAGGTTATAAAAGTTCTCGGAAGGGGTATAGTGGGTGAGGCGCTGAAATTCCATACCCGCCTCCTTCATCAGACGGAAATCTTTCTCCACCAGCCAGTCGGGTTCAAGAGATCCGAGGCCTGGATGGTCCACTACGCGGTTCCCTCCGGCAATGCGCATGGGTTTGCCATTCAGGAGTAACTGTGCATTTTTTACTTCAACCTTTCGTATACCGAAATGACTGCGAATGGTGTCTGATCCTGTAACGGCTGTTAGCTGATACAAATGAGGGGAATCAAGATTCCATAATTTGACTTGTGCAGTAGCGAGGGCTGCCTCATATTCGATTACAAGCGTTTGTCCGGGACTGATAACCGGGGTATGATGTTTCCAGTTCAATGGAATATTTTTCCCTTCCAGGGTAATGCTTAATGCGGTTTTGGGAGATACCGCCTTTTGAGAGGCATTACGGATCCGCAATTTTGTCTTTAAGGAAGCAGTGCCTTTCTGCAAATCAGGAGTGGCCTCAATTTTGAGATTCTCGGCATATACTTCGGGCTTCACCGTAAGGTATACCGGCCGGACAAGGCCTCCATAGTTCATCCAGCCATTAAAAGGATCGTTAACCCGGTTGTTGTCCTTTGCTCCCGGAATAGTACCCGGCTGCCAGGTATCATTGTTTACCGAAAGGGCCAGTAAATTGTCTCCTTCCTTTAAAAAGTCTGTAATGTCGAAGCTGAAGGGTGTGTAACCGCCTTCATGCTGTCCTACCTTCTGGTTATTAAGCCAGACAGAAGATTTATAAAAAACCGCATCAAAATGGAGTATGATCCGTTTTCCCGGCGATCTCTTCCACACAAAGGGCTTGCGGTACCATACGGTTCCGGTAAAAAACTGAAAACGGGGATCTGTGGAAAAACAATGCGGAACGGTAACCTTATCAAACCTTGTGTTTTTATCGAGCTGGTCTGAATACCAATTTCCATTTATTCCCATGTTGGCAGGGTCGAGGGCAAAAGACCATTCACCATGTAAGGGGATTGCCTCGGCCTGGCCGATGGTATACTGTGCCAGCGCTACCCGATATCCGAAGAAGAAAAAGGCTACGATCAGAAGGTGAAATTTAGAATTCATCATGAAGGTGAAACAATTCGTTTTAATTTTTTTTGTTTAAAACAGGTATGATTAAATGGCTATTCCCTAGGTTATCAGTGATCTGAATTGATGACTTTCCCGGCAGGCCGCTCTTCTGATCCTATTTTTATCTTCTGCGCCGCCCTGAAAGGGATTAATGCCGATATTAAAATCACAACGCCTATGGTCAGGGTTACGGCTGCGCCTGACTCTGCAAAAGAGCTCAATATGAATAACATAATTGCGGTAAAGGCAAGCGCTCCGGCAATTACCTTCATGCCAAACCGGTTCTGAAGTTTGATTTCCAGTACTTCTTCCTGAGAAATTTCCTGTAATGCATTCACACGTTTTTGTTCACGGGATATCACATAATTACCGTATTCGTCAGCCGTTATCCCTCTGTATCTGGCCCAGAGTTCATAGGCCAGCAACAGTAGCAGCGGCAATCCTACCCCTACTATCGTTTCCATCCCTCTTGAGAGTTTAAAATCCAGCAGAAGCGGGGAAAGTACTTTGAAGAACAGGTTTACCGAAAGCCCGATACCCGACACCCATAAGGTGGTTTTACCCGTCAGCCGTCTGGAGAAAAGTGCCCAGATCGGCGGTGCTAGTAAAGGTCCCCCGGATATGGCCGAGATACTCAGTACCACTTCCACTATACCTCCCGCCGCCGGAACGAGCAGCGCAATTCCGATCATACCCAGGCCAAAAAACCAGGAGGAGCCACGTGCTACGCGTATCAGCTGGCGGTTGGTGGCGCCGGGGTTCATCAATCCTTTGTAAATGTCATTGGTGAAAACTGCCGACACTACATTGAGGGCCGTGTTGGCACTGGCAGATGTGGAGAAGTACATACCCGTGAGCATAAGTCCTAATAAACCAGGAGGAAGCACCAGTTTGCAGATCATCAGGTACGCATTTTCAGTGTCAAGGCCCGTCAGTGCAGGATTAAGGGCTTTGTAGATCATGGGAGGAAACATCCAGATCACCGGGCTGATGAGGTATAATCCAGCA
This portion of the Dyadobacter sp. CECT 9275 genome encodes:
- a CDS encoding FAD-dependent oxidoreductase; amino-acid sequence: MIKEESAFKRTPKSISLNGDLVIVGGGLTGTCAAITAARQGVKVILVQDRPVLGGNTSSEVRLWILGATSHMGNNNRWARETGVVDEILLENINRNPDGNPLIFDTVLLEKVVEEKNITLLLNTAVYDLDKKDAETISLVHAFCSQNSTQYSLSAPLFCDASGDGIVGFLSGAAFRMGAEALEEFGEKFAPDKAYGELLGHSMYFYSKDIGRPVKFTPPSFALQDITQIPRYKTFNPKDFGCRLWWLEFGGRLDTVHDTETIKWELWKVVYGAWNYIKNSGEFPEAENMTLEWVGTIPGKRESRRFEGDYMIKQQDIVEQKAFEDTVAFGGWSIDLHPADGVYSDQSGCNQWHSKGVYPIPYRCFYSRNINNLFIAGRIISATHVAFASTRVMATSATTGQAVAVAAALCKKYNCSPREVGQQHLQELQLELYRSGSYLPQVKVSDTDNLVSKASITASSTLRLSGLPGSDHWETIKHSVAQMLPVKGAIPAMTVQIEALTGTELVVELRKSSKSFNHTPDVTLETKRIMLPVGKHAITLDWTSVFDEHCYAFVCFMKNENIRLQYSEKRVTGLLTVFNATNPAVSNYGKQEPTEDIGVDTFEFWCPQRRPNGRNLAFKLDKAIEFFGTENLVNGSNRPIEKPNAWVSDFADRDPKITITWDKPEEIRQIELVFDTDYDHPMENVIYVHPETVMPFCATDIIITNCNDEVLAAITENHQSRRSVFLEKPVLTQQLKVCLKGSSGHVPLSLFEVRCY
- a CDS encoding glycoside hydrolase family 2 protein; this encodes MMNSKFHLLIVAFFFFGYRVALAQYTIGQAEAIPLHGEWSFALDPANMGINGNWYSDQLDKNTRFDKVTVPHCFSTDPRFQFFTGTVWYRKPFVWKRSPGKRIILHFDAVFYKSSVWLNNQKVGQHEGGYTPFSFDITDFLKEGDNLLALSVNNDTWQPGTIPGAKDNNRVNDPFNGWMNYGGLVRPVYLTVKPEVYAENLKIEATPDLQKGTASLKTKLRIRNASQKAVSPKTALSITLEGKNIPLNWKHHTPVISPGQTLVIEYEAALATAQVKLWNLDSPHLYQLTAVTGSDTIRSHFGIRKVEVKNAQLLLNGKPMRIAGGNRVVDHPGLGSLEPDWLVEKDFRLMKEAGMEFQRLTHYTPSENFYNLADRYGMLIITEAGNWQLTPRQMENDTIRAHFRQQFKEMVERDWNHPSVIAYSVGNEYLSELPEGQRWTKDMIEYARELDPTRLYTFASMRLNILPAKPEDEASQYVDIVCANIYGGHAKTLDHIHKLYPDKPILVSEWGVRADDKTEFWYEKPRTDVHHFNESEVNQAKHVSDVVSEVRKRPFVVGASWWSYNDYRSRHFLSNPNGYRPWGIVRPDRSLRPAYQTYQKEMAVLTIEKTGFTTGTEGIHQLKLLIRSRADFPAYETSGYVLEAGNSKFSIPAMKPGESKELNIPVKGFDKNIVLKIYKPTGFLVTETRTELK
- a CDS encoding sulfite exporter TauE/SafE family protein, which produces MKEDANALPTPHTAESKVWETHPVAIIASGDPEEDRRLAALARKNGNKVFLRDLPEESDDIFFKQTQAPIDVVSTSQHDTKTKLTWETVQQKIWAATLRKRSRTEIGVNLFAAIALMVIGHLIFTYITYDRLSVLWNELELNEEFFYYVLGGFVAQMIDGALGMAYGVTAATFLLTLGVPPSAVSASVHSSEIFTSGVSGYMHLKFGNVNSKLFKKILFPGVLGAITGAYLLSSLEQYIYIIKPLVAVYTLILGILIIQKALKKRVEKRPIRKIGWLAMAGGTLDSIGGGGWGPIVTSTLIARGRHPKYTIGSVNLAEFFVSLASSVTFITLIGFSHWQVVLGLILGGMVAAPIAASLSRKLPVKTMMIMVGTIVIIVSLRIIYMVIF
- a CDS encoding trans-sulfuration enzyme family protein; protein product: MRKQTKAVRTQTKKTHYREHSTPLFLTSSFSFESAEQGKALFEETEQGNLYSRFSNPTVQEFIDKVCILEDCEDGVATATGMAAVFASMAALLKSGDHILACRALFGSAHQIITQILSKWNITYTYLDATATAAEWEAAVQPNTRMIYLETPSNPGLDLVDLEMIGKICKQHNLIFNVDNCFASPALQNPVAYGADLVLHSATKFMDGQGRVLGGIVVGKKEYIKELRFFCRQTGPSMSPFNAWVLSKSLETLELRMEKHCSNALKLATALDNHPDVKQVKYPFLESHPQHALAKKQMRGGGAIVTIELDGGFERVSGFMKALEIATLSSNLGDTRTIVTNPYTTTHAKLKEEEKLALGITEGLIRISVGLEHVDDLIEDFTNAVEVSVKSDILE
- a CDS encoding sodium:solute symporter family protein; protein product: MNSTIDTIVIVVFSAFVLGIGMLFARTGRNLKSFFAGGEAVPWFIGGLSLFMSFFSAGTFVAWGSIAYKHGWVAITIQWTMCIGALITALYLAPRWKRTGALTAAEFIRERLGLQVQKVYIFIFTLVSIFIKGSVLYPVARLVSASLDLPLIPCTIGLGLFMITYTAVGGLWAVMVTDILQFVVLSAAVFILLPLSFDRVGGWDGFVSHVPDDFFNLLNGEYTIGFVLAFVIYHICYIGGNWTMVQRYTSVDSEKSARKVAYLFAGLYLISPVIWMFPPMIYKALNPALTGLDTENAYLMICKLVLPPGLLGLMLTGMYFSTSASANTALNVVSAVFTNDIYKGLMNPGATNRQLIRVARGSSWFFGLGMIGIALLVPAAGGIVEVVLSISAISGGPLLAPPIWALFSRRLTGKTTLWVSGIGLSVNLFFKVLSPLLLDFKLSRGMETIVGVGLPLLLLLAYELWARYRGITADEYGNYVISREQKRVNALQEISQEEVLEIKLQNRFGMKVIAGALAFTAIMLFILSSFAESGAAVTLTIGVVILISALIPFRAAQKIKIGSEERPAGKVINSDH